The following is a genomic window from Manihot esculenta cultivar AM560-2 chromosome 9, M.esculenta_v8, whole genome shotgun sequence.
CAATTTAGAGAATGGTTCTGTCTCACTTGGCAGTTCCTCAATTTTGGGGTTCTCTACTTTACCTCCCTCAGGTAGAGAAACTGTTCCTTGATCCACAGGCTTTACTTCTTCATTCACCTTGGTCTCAACTAGCTGTAAGAATGCAAGATTGTCAGCTATTATTAACTAAGAATACATAATGGAACTCCCAAAAGTTCAAAAGGAGTGATGTCtcaaaaagtgtaaattaattttgttgGTGGACAGCTTTAatatagaaaagaaaaaggaggaaacaCCAATCAAATCCCAGGAAAATGCAATAGTGGTGTAAAAGGCAATTAGAAATAGCCATATGACCATAATAAAGCTGAGGAAGAGTCACATTCCCATCTCTTATGGGCCATTCCATctcaagttttatatttttatttataattttccaAAAGACTGATCAAACCTTTATAATCTTGTCCACTATCATATTTTCTTTAAAGAAATTGAAGATTTATTTTTTGACCACAAAGACAAAATTAAACTTTTGACAAAAGTTGATAACAGATATTTGATGCTCAGGTGAGAAACATGGAAGCAAGCCAGATAATTTCCCAACCATCAAGGCAGCATCCTTTTCAGAGAAAATGGAATATTTTCAAGAACATgaaaaaaatctaaaagaaCTTCTAAACCCATTCAAATTCCATATACAGAAGCAAACATGTGcagttttatttaataatactaTAGATGCATATTCCAAGTGGGTATTAAAGAACAAATCTATAAACTTGATCAAAATCCATCCAAATCCAGACATAAGAAACAAACTACAAAATCATATATGGGTCTTGATCCAACATCAAACATATCACAAAACAAGTTGATCAAAGTAGTCATCATATGAAagctaaaaagtaaattaagaGGAaaaaaaccatcaaaaactttATAGAAACAAGAAATAGTTGATCGCCGTTATGTACGTGTAAGACGTACCTCATCATGGCTAGTGGTAGTGGTAGGATTGTGAAGAGATGTAGTTGCAGATTCAGTAGCCATAAGGATTGAAGGtgaaagagagagagggagagaggggAAGGGGAGAGTGATCCTTGAAAAGCAGGTTGACAAGAGATTCTTTCAACTTGGaataataattaactaattaaaaaaaaaataatatgacgaaaagggaaataaaaagataatatgGTTGcacatgaaagaaaataaataaataaaataaataaaaggaaggaaaagaaaACAGAGGAACAATAACAGCAAAGAAAGCAAAACAGGAGTGAGTGACAGATCATCACACGATTAATCCAATATGAATGATGAGGATTCCGATTAAAAGGAAAATGTTGATTAAAAATCTCAATATCAAAACAAGAAGACAATAAAGCGTGGGGTTTGGTTTGGTTGAATGATTACTGATATAGAAAACTATCAGACAAAggttttgcttttctttctcaACGGTCGAAAAGTAGAAATTTAGGTTTCCTACAAGTGTATTAGCCCAGTTCACATCTCTTTGGGCCTGATTTGTTAAAAACAATGTTTTTTGGTCCCCCATTCTGGCCCTAAATTACTATTTTGTTTCCAATTCTGGCCGAACTTTGTGGTTTTAGAGAAAATTTTGTTGCAAATATGTTTGCTTTCACTAGGCTCTTGCCATTATCACCTCCTAAGTCCATTTGGGTTATGGACTCTCCAGCTGATCCAGTGGTGCAGTGGCTAGCAAGAAGATTGGCCCAAAGAGTGATGGATTGGATAAGACATATGGGTGATTTGGTGTTGCCTGTAATCTGTACTGAGATTTGTTGTTTGTTCTCCTTTATGTAGAATTGATTAGAGAAGCTCAATCAAAACTCTGTTTATTCATATCTTTACACAAGTTCCTCATCAATCACTCCATTTTCAGAACACAATCCTCTAAACATTAActtccttcttcttcaccaAACCACATAGCTAAATTCTGTAACAGTAGGTATTCTAATTTTCTATTCCCCAAGAAATGAGAAGTGGGTAATGATGTAAATGTGGCAAGAAAGTTGACTATCATTTCCCACTATATAGCAAAAGCAAGCATGTCATTATGAGAGCAATTTCAACCAGACTAgatctttctcttttttaattattcatggGACTAATAAAGCTCCCTTAAACCCTTTTGATCATTGATGTTGCCTTCTAATTAAAGTCAATTtcctttataataatattagccTTTCATGTTTTTAACTTAAACAGAATATTAAATTCTACTACTAATTATATTACCCGTTTACCATCaagaatttctcaaaaattaatttattttttaacagtttttttatttaaaatgaaagaatttattttttttttttaacttgaaatacccatttgaatttttttattaaatttaacttaagAACTACTTTTGAGATGTTTGTGCAAAACTGAAGATGAAAATTAGGGCATAGGAGAGATGGTCTTAGAGATTAACCGTGAATAAACAGTAAGGTTTAGCGAAATAATGATTGTTAATGAAATCTTAAGCTTCCATTTATGGTAAGCAATGTCATGATAAGGACATTCATGTTTCTGTCATCATCATTTGTTGCTTTGACAAGACAAAAGCTGAGCAAGTTTAGTTATgaattaacaaaaaatttattagatatcCATGTGCTTATGTTTGTTAATGGGCCAatcaacaacaataataataataataataatacattgAGGTCATCTCTAGGACAAAAAACATGAGATGTTTCTTACAACTTCTACTctctattttaaaagtaatcatATTTTTCCTACAGAGTCGTAGGTTGCTTCTTTTGCTTAAAGGACTACATGAGAGTTTAACAATACATGGAGAGTGTTAAGGATTCAACCATAGACACATGAACTGCCCTCTGCCAATGCACTGTAATAAATTGATCTTTCTGTGGCCACACAAAAGAATCCTGATTAGTTCAGGGACCACTTATGTAATTTACCCCCTCTTCAAAAACTTGCAAGGTTGGAAGTTTCATGCATAGGAATAAATACCCTTTTGTTAGTCCTAAGAAAAAAGAAGTTATGCACAAGTGTTTATGAACTCAAAGAGTGAATTTATCACGTGGgtcttctcaaaattttcaaggGCAGATGGATTATGTCCCCCTCTATTATCTGATTCCTTATCTTTTATGTTTCATGAATTTCAATATTCACATATTTCCCATCAAATCATGCTACTTAAGTAGGCCATTATGCTTCCCTAATTGTCTCTTTTTCTTACCAATATGTAATTATGATTTACACCTTGTTTGAATTATCAAATATTATTCCAATGAATTAATTCCTATAATTCAGGAACTTCTTTTTGCAGAATGCAGTGcctaaaattattttgatattaaatCTTTGATCATTTTCAAGAGATAATTCAAGCTGATGAATTTGCCGTCATAATCTATTTTGCTTTATGTGGTTGTCAACTTTTGCTCATTTCTAACCAAAACTTGCATGTATGACTCTTACTTAATTATCAAACATGTTTAAAACCTTTTCTTTTCTCAGTTGTACTTCTTGTCACCGTCGGTGGCCGACGATTAGTGATTGCAATAATTCAACTACCTTCTTTTATTGACTAGTAATGAAAATAACTCCAGAACCCATTTCTTTATTACAGGAGTTAAGAGAACAAAGAGTCAAACCTAAATATATATCTCAGGTTATGTCTTGGTCAGTGACAAAATACTCTTTGAATCTCATAGTCATCCAAGAAACTGTAAATACCTATAATTTACATGCAACATATGAAGTTTGTTTCTAAATCCCTACTACTAACTAAGGCCAACCAAAAGCTCCTTAACCTATGTTCTGCCTTTCTTGTTACGTCAAAAAAGCTAGTTCACATAACATAAACTAAGGTGGTACGTAGAAATGTTCCATTCGCAGATGGGGATCGTTTAAActtgattttatattaaaataagttCAACCGTCATTAcattaaatatatacataaattttatttactaaaaaataatttgtatgcTTTAATCATTCAAAGACATTGATTAATTTCCTAAAACTGAAGCAACAAATAAGACTTGAAACAAAAGTAGCTATGAGGGAATATTTATGATCAAAAGGTAAGagaaaaaaatagttaaaaaataaaataaaaatatcaaagaaTGCTAAAAAGTAAGAATCCCCACAAGAAgaagatagaaaaaaaaaacaaaagaaatggGTGGAGAGAGGAGAGATGACGAGAAAAGAACAAATAGAATAAGAATTGTTATAGCCAATTAGCATAGTTGACTTAAAACAACAGCTCATATTTACACAAGAGGATAAGCGTACGAGTGCATAATGAGATTACAAGCATATCATATtttcataatattatatttttatatctgTTTTTTCAATCATTAATTGGATGTCTGAATTAAGACATTGCCAGAGGTCAAGGGGGAAGTTTCATCATAATGTTAACAACAAGGAGGAGACAGAATATCATaatacaaaattattaattccttcttaataattaattattaattaacacAAACTACATTATTGTTGTGGTGGAGGTGAAGGTTCTTTCTCAACTCGTAAACGTGTTTAAGgaagataattataaatatgCCCACATGCATTCCTTCCTCTAGTCTTCCTTAGAACATCCACATCCTCATTCATACAAACAAATTATCATTCAACTACTCATTTCTCTAATCAATCTTATCGAAATTATTCATTtacgttaaaaaattaaaaatatattctattacgtattatttttcattataaatgtactctaaaattaatttaacataaaaaaatacGAATTGAGATTCATATATTTagattcatatatttatatttttaatttattgtatattaaatttaaatcagaATTGTCCCATTTAAAGATAATCACGTATGCATTGCGATTAAAGCTTAATTAAAATCCAAATCATACGAATAGAACTCCAAATCTCAAAATGGGTATCAACATTAATATTTCTGCAATAGATTTTTGCCCTACATGTGAAATTTGGCTTTTTCtgctttatataataaaaatgtgattTAATTAAGAAAGATGAAACGTCTATAAGTAATATTTCCTTATGAAATTGTCTTTGTAGACAAATTGAGAATGGGGAAATGGGTATTGGTACGTGTGCAATTAATCCACACCTTGAAGAAAATAAGCTCATTTAGATATGGCGTTGTGTGATAAAATAATGTCAAATTGAGTAAAGCTAGTAACTTTGTAATAATTCATCCAAATTTGTCCTTATTCCAAAGTATCAGAAATATACAAACTCCTTTTTTAATTGGACATCTACATTATTGAAATTGtcgtatttaattatatatatatatacacataagtGCTCTATATTTTACTtccttttatatattattttggcTTTACTCTTGGTGCCCACTTGCATCAAGTCAGAAACTCAatgagaaagaaagaaggaagaagattaataaaaaataaaaatttagcagAGAAATCAgcattttcttataatattattgaaaaaatatgaaTGCTAAATGCTGCTATCATAAAATTAATTGCATATTACTATAACTACACATCTTAACTAATTATGGGTATTTCTTGTATCCAAATAAAAATTCCCATTCTAAGTTGTTGGGACTGATTATGTATTAGGAATCTTAGGATAGACTTGGTTCAAAAAAGGGTATTGCTTAAAAATCAATACCAACTAAAAAGTTCACAAAGAATTTTAAATACCcttgttaattaaaataaaaaggggaaaTTTTGTCTCATGTTTGCTTCTGTACGTCACTCACCATAAGCATTTTACTTGGTATTTTTCTGAGTTTAACTATTATATAagtttaaaaattcattaatattgAAGTCATTTTCAAGTTCGGAGGGCTGAGTGAAATACATGCCAATAGCCCCACCACAGTACCAAAGTCATAAGTTCTCTAATTTTGATGGGATATGTGCGAGTCACAAAAACTTATTGGCAAATAACATCTCTCTACAGTTGCTTCAGAGCCGTCCATGGCTGATGCAGCCCACCTTAAAAGGTGGTCCCCAGATGCTGAGGTGGACCATCCAATGACTGAAGACTAAAGAAAGGGAAGGCAATGTAACTTAGGATAATCATGTATAAATTTTGAATCCACATTCTTCCATCACCCTCTTGAAGGTGACTTTTCCTCTTGAAGTCTTCTCTCCTATTAGATTGATTCCCTACCAGGCTGCCACTTTAGTTTCTCAATCTCCTtatcatctctctctctctctacacaTATAACCAAGAATCAATTTCAAATCCTGTTCTTCTGTTGCTGACACAAAACTTGCCACGTTTGAAAAGCTTCTCTTGCCAGCATTGCAGGTTCTTTCTTTTGTTGGATACCCACATGGGCAGGCATTCTTGTTGTTACAAGCAGAAGTTAAGGAAAGGGCTTTGGTCTCCTGAGGAAGATGAGAAGCTTCTCAATTATATTACTAAGCATGGACATGGCTGTTGGAGCTCTGTCCCTAAATTAGCAGGTACCCTTTTTTTTGTTTCAACTCTTTCTAGTACAATTACAATGCACCCACAAAAGCTTGTCAGAAAGTACTGAATCTAAgatccttcttctttttttgcAGGTTTGCAGAGGTGTGGAAAAAGCTGCAGGCTAAGGTGGATTAACTACTTGAGGCCTGATTTGAAGAGAGGAGCATTTTCCCAGCAGGAAGAAAACTTGATAATTGAACTCCATGCAGTCCTGGGCAACAGGTACCTTTAAAGTTTATTCATTCTTTCATCTTTTTTCCTTTCCATCTTATTTTTTGTTATGTGCTGCTGCTTCAGATGGTCTCAGATTGCTGCACAGCTTCCAGGAAGGACAGATAATGAGATAAAGAATTTATGGAACTCCTGCATTAAAAAGAAGCTGAGACAAAGAGGCATTGACCCCAACACTCACAAGCCTCTCTCTGAGGTTGAAAATGATTATAAAGAGAAACCACCcacaaacaacaaaaacaatgaTAAAGCTTTTACTGTATCTAATGTTAATGAACTGAACCTCATTGAGCCTGCAAATTCAAAACCATCTACTGTCTCTTCCAGCTCCAAGCTCACCACCAATAATGATCATAGCAGCAGCAACTTGACACCCACTCCACCAACCCAAGAATTCTTCCTAGATAGGTTTGCTAGCTCCCATGATAGCTCCACCACCAGTTGCAGGCCATCTGATTTGGTGGGGTATTTCTCTTTCCAGAAATTGAGTTACAAACCCAATATATGCTTTAACTCAAATTCCTCCTCTTCTGAGATGATTTCTGAGTTCAATTCTTGTATGACACCAACTATTCTCCCACCTATTTCAAGCTCAATGTTTCAAACTTCTATAACCGTAAAGCCTTCTATTAGTCTTCCTTCTGATAATCCCAATTCTATAGGCTCTTGTGAGGTCAATGGTATTCAGACTTGGGAAACCAGTGGCTTCAATAACAGTGGCAGCAGCTGCAGCAATGGAAGTAGTAGCAGTATTGAACTGCAAAATAACACCACCTTCTTTGACACCAACACCTTCTCCTGGGGGCTACCGGATTGTGGAAAACCCGGTGAGGAAGCTCACCTTCGCTCGC
Proteins encoded in this region:
- the LOC110622371 gene encoding transcription factor MYB61 codes for the protein MGRHSCCYKQKLRKGLWSPEEDEKLLNYITKHGHGCWSSVPKLAGLQRCGKSCRLRWINYLRPDLKRGAFSQQEENLIIELHAVLGNRWSQIAAQLPGRTDNEIKNLWNSCIKKKLRQRGIDPNTHKPLSEVENDYKEKPPTNNKNNDKAFTVSNVNELNLIEPANSKPSTVSSSSKLTTNNDHSSSNLTPTPPTQEFFLDRFASSHDSSTTSCRPSDLVGYFSFQKLSYKPNICFNSNSSSSEMISEFNSCMTPTILPPISSSMFQTSITVKPSISLPSDNPNSIGSCEVNGIQTWETSGFNNSGSSCSNGSSSSIELQNNTTFFDTNTFSWGLPDCGKPGEEAHLRSLENEQDIKWSEYLSTPFLIGTTAIQNQTSQPMYSEVKPETHFITEGSSTSWQQNHQHHQYHHHSQTSQPSENYAKNLQRLAVAFGQTF